In Paraglaciecola sp. T6c, the sequence ATTTCCGGCTCAGTTTCAGTTAGTCGCAGCGATGAACCCGAGCCCAACGGGCAGCCTTAACGACGGGCGCTGTACTGCTGACCAAATATTGCGTTATTTGAATCGTATTTCGGGACCATTTCTAGATCGCATCGATTTACAAGTTGATGTGCCTAAGCTCAACGGCAATGAGTTCTCTGAGCAAGTTAAGACGCGAGGATGTAGCAGTAAAGAAACCAGAGAGCGAGTCGTATTTGCGCGTAATATTGCCCTTTCGCGCAGCAACAAACCCAACACTATGCTTGGTAGCAAAGAGGTGCAAGAGTACTGTCAGCTTTCAAGTAACGATCAACGTTTTTTGCAAGTTGCCGTTGAAAAATTAGGCTTGTCACTGCGTACCTACCATAGAGTATTAAAGGTATCTCGCACTATCGCAGACCTTGCTAATCAGCCTAACATAACCCGCCAACATCTGGCCGAAGCCCTTAATTACCGAGCCTTTGATCGTATGTTGGCGCAGCTTGCTTACAATTAAATTTTCACTTTATGTGAGTGTTTCTTGTGAATTAAAAATCTTTCAGGTTATGCTTTCTTAACCGAGGCTATTAACAGTCCTTAATCTACCCACTCCATTAAATAATTAGCCACCTAGCAATAATTTATTGGAATTGGTATTAGCTAAAAAATCACCTGGCGCATCAAGGCTCACATTGCATTCATTTTCATTTCGCAAATACACCAGAAGGCTCCACTTGTGGTTGGGCTTAAGTCTCGGCGTATTACTGACAATAATATGCCTCTCAGGGGCGGTGTTAGTATTTTATGTTGAGATAGATACTTGGCTACACCCAGAACTCGAACGTTCGCAACTGGCCACAGATAGCAGTTGGGACAGCGCATTACATACACTCAATAAAACGTATCCGAATAAAAAAGGCCCTTGGCGAATTGAGGTGAGTGACAGCAAAAGAGCAATATCAGCTCGTTATTACAACCCCGTAGAGACTCGTAGTGAAGGGTTTGCCCCCCTAATGGTGTGGTTAAGCAGTGACGGCCTATCAGTGCTTCGCGAAGACTATTGGGGGCACTATTTGGCCACTTGGCTATACAATTTACACTACACGTTGCTCTTTGGTGAAATAGGCACTTTCGTCATAGGCTACATAGGTCTAGCGACATTATTCTTGCTAGTGAGCGGATTAGTTTCATGGTGGCCGAAGCAGGGCCAGTGGCATAGGGCGTTCACATTTAAACGACGACGCTCACGTATCGGTTTGCTTTACGATTGGCACAAAATACTGGGACTCGCGAGTGCCGTTCCCTTGTTACTGCTTGTTGCCACTGGCGTGATGTTATCCCTGCCACAAGAAACAAATAGGGTCCTGGGGCTACTGTTTTCGCCAGTGCAAACAGCCTCTAAACTTAGCGGTATTGCGAATAAGACAATACAGCATACTGTGCCGATTTCTGATGCAATTAACGCAGCGAGACAGGCAAACGTCGCTCAAAATGGCGCTGACCTACGGCAATCACGTCTGGCATGGATCCAAACCCCCGACAACAATTTAAGCGCTCAACAATTCTATACGTTTCGCTTCCAAATACCTGAAGATCCATCTCATCGCTTCCCCAATACATTTGTATACGTGGATGCCCATTCAGGGCAGATCATTAGTACATATTCTGCGTGGAAGCATGGCCCTGCAAATAGCATAAAAGGTTGGTTGCATGCTTTGCACAACGGCAGTGTAGGGGGCTTAGCACTTCGGATTTTGTGGGTAATTTGTGGCTCAATTGTATTCGCTTTATTTAGCTTAGGCTTCACTCGCTGGCGATTGCGCACGAGCAAAAAAGGGTCTTCAACTTTGAAAACGCAATCCCTTCGTTAGCAGTTGAATAGCGCCTGAATAGCAGGCTCACTTTGCCGCTTACTGATGCAACACAAACCAATTTGGTAAGGCTCAATGTCATCCAACCGAATACGGTTTACACGCTGACTTATGGTGGAATTGTCTAACACTATTTCAGGCACAATGCCCAAGCCGCAACCCAGCGCTACCATGCTTACAATCGCTTCATTACCCGCTACCGTTGCGTACACTCGCGGTCGAATACCTTGCTCAGCAAACCAGTGGTGCACAATTCGTTTTGATGGTCCCGAGTCAGGCAGAATGACAGAATGTTCGCGCCAATCCACTTGGCTCAAACGGGTTAGCTGGGTTTCTTTGGGTGCGATAAGCAGTAAAGGCACCTCGCCAAGGGGTAAGAACGTCAGGTCAGGAGGGAAGTCAGGGGTATGAATGGCAATGGCTGCATCCACTTCTTGTTTCATCACCTTACTAGCAGATAGGGCAGGGTCGCCGGTGTTTAACTTTATCTCTACTTGGGGATATTGATGACGAAAGCTATCAAGTAATTTTGGCAAATGGCTTTGACTGGCCGTCACTGAACAAAACAAACTTAATTCGCCTTGAATTTGCTCGTGATCTTGTTGCAGCTCCCATTTGACTTTCTTCCATTCAGAC encodes:
- a CDS encoding PepSY-associated TM helix domain-containing protein translates to MWLGLSLGVLLTIICLSGAVLVFYVEIDTWLHPELERSQLATDSSWDSALHTLNKTYPNKKGPWRIEVSDSKRAISARYYNPVETRSEGFAPLMVWLSSDGLSVLREDYWGHYLATWLYNLHYTLLFGEIGTFVIGYIGLATLFLLVSGLVSWWPKQGQWHRAFTFKRRRSRIGLLYDWHKILGLASAVPLLLLVATGVMLSLPQETNRVLGLLFSPVQTASKLSGIANKTIQHTVPISDAINAARQANVAQNGADLRQSRLAWIQTPDNNLSAQQFYTFRFQIPEDPSHRFPNTFVYVDAHSGQIISTYSAWKHGPANSIKGWLHALHNGSVGGLALRILWVICGSIVFALFSLGFTRWRLRTSKKGSSTLKTQSLR
- the ilvY gene encoding HTH-type transcriptional activator IlvY; this translates as MDIRSLELFQHLASSLHFSKTAEALFVSPSTLSRVIQRLEDDCGTPLFVRDNRKVKLTAAGAKLLRFSQQTLSEWKKVKWELQQDHEQIQGELSLFCSVTASQSHLPKLLDSFRHQYPQVEIKLNTGDPALSASKVMKQEVDAAIAIHTPDFPPDLTFLPLGEVPLLLIAPKETQLTRLSQVDWREHSVILPDSGPSKRIVHHWFAEQGIRPRVYATVAGNEAIVSMVALGCGLGIVPEIVLDNSTISQRVNRIRLDDIEPYQIGLCCISKRQSEPAIQALFNC